One Nematostella vectensis chromosome 10, jaNemVect1.1, whole genome shotgun sequence genomic window carries:
- the LOC5516424 gene encoding pyroglutamylated RF-amide peptide receptor: protein MDLNDTENLSNVSLNVPRSQCDNSRESLIIKSTALGLILVIALLGNSLVLALVRKSSQMNGAINLFVANMAISDLFVPLFVLPREMYQLTSGTISWQVRGTGGAILCKLVFFASDISPIVSVLMLCLIAIERFTAVVFPCAAALQNRRLHYVLITISWFIAVCFCAPYFYLFKLTRVGDDFYCFPDWGPAFDHVKTHQGYTTTACALFIVVPFFLLTTLYSLIVYKLKRPKVLKFLRGTSRQRRNMRTLKVIKMTMTVVIVFGICWGPFNIALLIVTFIWKWHLPTTCSFRRFWFTALFMAYSNAAINPWIYFAFIDSYRRALRETCKRLTAIATNSYSTSHSVRRNQRRVSPVACLCQNSSSADMRSTTVALITLKRMSPIHLDITDENVLESEAAT from the coding sequence ATGGATCTGAATGACACGGAGAATCTGAGCAACGTATCCTTGAACGTCCCACGCAGCCAATGTGACAATTCACGCGAAAGTTTAATCATCAAGTCTACAGCACTAGGGCTTATTCTGGTTATTGCCCTCTTAGGAAACAGCCTTGTGTTGGCACTAGTGCGCAAAAGCTCCCAAATGAACGGCGCTATCAATTTGTTCGTGGCTAATATGGCAATATCTGATCTATTTGTGCCGTTGTTCGTGTTACCACGAGAAATGTACCAGCTTACATCAGGCACCATCTCATGGCAGGTTCGGGGTACAGGTGGCGCCATACTGTGCAAGCTCGTATTCTTCGCGTCTGATATCTCCCCCATCGTATCAGTGTTGATGCTATGTCTCATAGCCATCGAGAGGTTCACCGCCGTCGTGTTTCCCTGCGCCGCGGCCCTCCAAAACCGCCGACTTCACTACGTACTCATAACAATATCCTGGTTTATAGCAGTGTGTTTTTGCGCGCCGTACTTTTACTTGTTTAAGCTGACGAGAGTGGGAGACGACTTTTACTGCTTCCCTGACTGGGGACCCGCGTTTGACCACGTCAAGACTCACCAGGGTTACACCACGACTGCTTGTGCCTTGTTTATCGTAGTCCCTTTCTTCCTACTCACCACACTCTACTCTCTGATTGTCTACAAGCTCAAGCGCCCCAAGGTGTTAAAGTTCCTCCGGGGTACTTCGCGCCAAAGGCGAAACATGCGCACACTCAAGGTTATCAAGATGACAATGACTGTAGTCATCGTGTTTGGGATTTGTTGGGGGCCATTTAACATTGCTTTGCTTATCGTCACCTTCATTTGGAAGTGGCATTTGCCGACTACCTGTAGCTTTCGTAGATTCTGGTTTACCGCTCTATTTATGGCATACTCAAACGCAGCTATAAATCCATGGATTTACTTCGCGTTTATTGATAGCTACAGACGCGCGCTGCGAGAGACATGTAAGCGGTTGACGGCAATAGCGACAAACAGCTATAGTACATCGCACAGCGTGAGGCGTAACCAGCGCCGAGTATCTCCTGTCGCGTGCTTGTGCCAGAACTCTTCAAGCGCAGACATGAGGAGCACGACGGTCGCTTTGATCACACTGAAGCGTATGTCACCAATTCACCTGGATATCACGGATGAAAATGTACTCGAATCAGAGGCAGCAACATGA